The sequence below is a genomic window from Candidatus Atribacteria bacterium.
TAGAATCATTGCTTTTCATGTTTTGCCCATGTCCATATCTCCGGTGATCGTTCAACTGACTTTAAGAATGGGAACCATTATTCTTACCGCAGCAGGTCTTGGATTTCTTGGTCTTGGAGCACAACCTCCCACACCGGAATGGGGAGCCATTGTCAGCGATGGACGAAGCTATCTTGTAGACCAGTGGTGGATAAGTACTTTTCCGGGTATGGCCATAGCTTTTGTTGTTTTGGGTTTTAATCTTTTAGGTGATGGTATTAGAGACATATTAGACCCAAGGCTTAGGAGGTAATGGATGCCAAAGGTGAGAGGGAATCTCTTAAATATCAGTAAACTTAAGGTAGTTTTTTATACTTATCGCGGAATCATTAAAGCATTAAATGGTGTAGAACTATGGATGAACAAAGGTGAAAGGCTGGGCATCGTTGGGGAAACGGGATGCGGTAAATCTGTAACCGCATTATCCATCATGGGCTTAATAGAACAACCTGGTGAAATCATTGAAGGAGATATCCTATTTGAAGATAAACTATTGACTTCTATGAAAGAAAATACCTTGATTAATATTCGGGGTAAAGAGATATCCATGATATTTCAAGAACCGAATGCTGCCCTGAATCCTGTGATGAAAGTAGGATTTCAGATAGCGGAAAGTATTGGTAAGGCAAAGAATAAAAAGATAGGGAAGGAAGTATATGCAGAGGTTAGAAGAATGTTGGAAATCGCCGGCCTTGATTGGGAAAGAACCATCAATCTTTATCCTCATGAATTAAGCGGGGGCATGGCGCAAAGGGTTATGATAGCCATGGCTTTATCTTCTAATCCAAAACTGCTTATAGCAGATGAACCGACTTCTGCCCTTGATGTAACCATACAAGCGCAAATCCTGGAATTGCTTGATGAATTGGTGAAGAAGCTTGGTAATGCGGTGATATTAATCACCCATGATATGGGAGTTGCAGCGGAATTCTGTGATAAAATGGCAGTCATGTATGCAGGGAACATGGTTGAATATGCCAGGACAACAAATATTTTTGAAAATCCTCATCACCCTTATACCAGGGGGCTTCTAAAGGCAGTTCCGAAAATTGGCAGGACAGATGAACTTCAGAGTATACCGGGAATTGTGCCGGATTTAGTCAATCCACCTTCCGGTTGCCGTTTTCACCCAAGATGCGAGTCCGCTATGAAAATTTGCCGAAAAGATTTTCCGCCTTTGGTAGAAATTAAATCAGGTCATTATATAGCTTGTTATTTATATAGGAAGGAAAATATACAAAATGCCGACACTTAAAGTGAAAGAAGAAGAAAAAAATTTAATATCGGTTGAGCATCTTAAAAAATACTTTGCGGTTAAACAGGGTTTATTTTCTTCAGACAGGTATGTGAAAGCAGTAGATGACATTTCTTTTGATATTCCTAAAAATAGTGTTTTTGGCATTGTCGGTGAATCCGGTTCCGGGAAAACCACCATAGGGCGAACTATCCTTCGGTTAATAGAACCGATATCGGGTGTTATTCGATATCTTTCGACAGACATTACCTCTCTTAACGCCAAGGAACTTCGTATCTTTCGTCGGAAAATGCAGATTATTTCTCAAGACCCCTATAATTCTCTTCATCCCAGAAAACTGATAAAAAATATTATAGGAGAAGGCTTGCAGATTCATTTTAAACTTTCATCGGAAGAAATCTACCAAAGGATTAAATATATTCTTGAACAGGTTGGTTTGCGGGAAGAGCATATGTTCCGGTATGCTCACGAATTTAGCGGAGGTCAACGCCAACGTATTGCCGTAGCCAGGGCTCTTGTTTTAAAACCGGAATTCCTGGTGTTGGATGAACCCACATCTTCCCTTGACGTTTCGGTGCAAGCGGTTATCTTGAAAATGTTAAAGAGTCTGAAGCGGGACTTCTCCTTAACCTATCTTTTTATTACTCATGATTTAACTGTCATCGATTATATGGCAGATTATATGGCAGTGATGTATCTTGGTCAGATTATGGAGATTGGATCAAAAAATGATATATTTTTATCTCCCAGGCATCCATACACATTACTTCTTCTGAATTCAATTCCCAACCCTGATCCGAGAAAGAAAAAGAAAAAAATCCTCCCGAAAGGTGAAATTCCGAGTCCGATAGACCCGCCTCAGGGTTGTAGGTTTCACACCAGATGTCCTTATATAAAAGAAAAATGTTTCAAAGAAGAACCTAAAATAAGAGAGATAAGCAAAGGACATTTGGTGAAGTGCCATTTTCCCTTAGGTTAATTGGCCTCTAAAAAGCAAAAGAATTATTTTTTACGCTTGACAACGTGAAGTTGTTAAACCTGACCTTGAATATTTTTCTTTAGAAAAATCTCGAAAAATGGAAAATTAGAATATAATAAAATAGGATTTGTCACTGTTTTCTGAAAATTAATATCTAAAATTAGTTCTTTTAGGGAATAATATTATTAGAGGTAAATATATTTAAAAATAGAAGAAACATTTTTAAAAGCTGATAAAGACAAACTATCCGAAAGGAAAGAGCTGAAAGTTATGGATTAGAAATACTTAAAATATATGGATTGCCAGGCTACCAACTTTAATATTTTTTAAAAAGCTTTAATAACAAAAGAAGGGGAAATAAAAGTGATATGGATAAAAGATATAAAGAAGAAAATAAATCTCTTTGGAAAATTACTAAGCTCATA
It includes:
- a CDS encoding ABC transporter ATP-binding protein, which produces MPKVRGNLLNISKLKVVFYTYRGIIKALNGVELWMNKGERLGIVGETGCGKSVTALSIMGLIEQPGEIIEGDILFEDKLLTSMKENTLINIRGKEISMIFQEPNAALNPVMKVGFQIAESIGKAKNKKIGKEVYAEVRRMLEIAGLDWERTINLYPHELSGGMAQRVMIAMALSSNPKLLIADEPTSALDVTIQAQILELLDELVKKLGNAVILITHDMGVAAEFCDKMAVMYAGNMVEYARTTNIFENPHHPYTRGLLKAVPKIGRTDELQSIPGIVPDLVNPPSGCRFHPRCESAMKICRKDFPPLVEIKSGHYIACYLYRKENIQNADT
- a CDS encoding ABC transporter ATP-binding protein, whose protein sequence is MPTLKVKEEEKNLISVEHLKKYFAVKQGLFSSDRYVKAVDDISFDIPKNSVFGIVGESGSGKTTIGRTILRLIEPISGVIRYLSTDITSLNAKELRIFRRKMQIISQDPYNSLHPRKLIKNIIGEGLQIHFKLSSEEIYQRIKYILEQVGLREEHMFRYAHEFSGGQRQRIAVARALVLKPEFLVLDEPTSSLDVSVQAVILKMLKSLKRDFSLTYLFITHDLTVIDYMADYMAVMYLGQIMEIGSKNDIFLSPRHPYTLLLLNSIPNPDPRKKKKKILPKGEIPSPIDPPQGCRFHTRCPYIKEKCFKEEPKIREISKGHLVKCHFPLG